In Amycolatopsis sp. EV170708-02-1, the following are encoded in one genomic region:
- a CDS encoding SDR family NAD(P)-dependent oxidoreductase has protein sequence MRASLKETERLRQLTAAADEPIAIVSMSCRFPGGVRSPEQFWDLLAGGTDAISDFPDDRGWGGDGRGTGEVRHGGFLYDAADFDPAFFEISPREALAMDPQQRLLLETSWEVLERAAIDPRSLRGSRTGVFAGVLNNEYGSRLRSIPPGVAGYVGNGSAGSIASGRVSYTFGFEGPTLTVDTACSSSLIALHLACRSLRQDECTLALAAGVTVMATAGTFAEFGRQQALAPDGRCKTFADSADGTSLAEGAGVLLLERLSDARRNGHPVLAVVRGSAINSDGASNGLTAPNGPSQQRMIRQALANARVTAGQVDVVEAHGTGTTLGDPIEAQAILDTYGQGRERPLWLGSVKSNIGHTQAAAGLAGVIKMVLAMRHGLLPKTLHVDRPTTHVDWSAGNVRLLTEARAWPESAEPRRAGVSSFGVSGANAHVILEAVEEPAVEPREPADPVPLPVVLSGRDAEAVRESARRVRATARDLEPTDVAFSLATTRAGLERRAAFVAADRDELLRGLDAIAGGGPVGTAIADGRLGFLFAGQGSQRVGMGRGLSARFPVFAEAFDEICARFGSLREVVWSSEELHLTGFTQPGLFAFEVALYRLLESWGVVADVLVGHSIGELAAAYVAGVWSLDDACRVVAARGKLMQALPSGGAMVAVQASEAEVLPLLPEGAGVAAVNGPSSVVISGVEEAVLAVAAEFTGLGRKVKRLRVSHAFHSVLMEPMLAEFRRVLEEVEFRTPSKTVVSNLSGVVAGEELCSPDYWVRHVREPVRFADGVATARARGVTTFLEIGPGGALTAMADEGAVAALRADRPEEPALMAALGRLFVRGVPIDWAPLFDGARRVDLPTYPFQRERYWLRDGSAEPATFTSMVEIAGRDRFVCTGELSVAAQPWLREHTVHGTVVAPGTALVDFTLQAAARIGAGHLHDLVLEAPLVVPAEGAVELQLTADEPDGSGRRELNLFARQADGPWTRHATGSLTTAGEAFSFDAMHEWPPRGAEPADIDELYGRFADHGIGYGPAFRGAEAVWTRGEEIFAEIRLPGGQSGGKGLHPALFDSALHASALAEYAGSGLPFAWRGVTLHATGATALRVRITPSAPEGISLLATDEGGRPVLSIGSLVPRPLPAGHDLLFTLEWKPAQPGEAAEQDTVVEEFPAGGGTVEEIHAATRRALNLIQAWLAEDRPGRLVFATRGAVSTGPGDEPDLTNAAVWGLVRSAQTEHPGRFRLVDLDERGAVPASAEPQLAVRGDAVLVPRLSRAALPDEPDGREPRGKVLITGGTGGLGLLVARHLAAEHGVRDLVLLSRTGTVPEGIGDGVEVVACDVADRAALADALSRVGRVGMVVHAAGILDDGVVGGLSADQVDRVLRAKVDGALHLEELTDDDTEFVVFSSAAGVFGGAGQAGYAAANAFLDAFAQSRHARGLPATSMAWGLWEQGGMAGGLGANDLARMTRGGTAALTADEGLALFDAALGSDHPALVPIKLDLAVLRDQAEPHPLVRDLVRVPARTPAPRATGVPGEAELLDLVLAEVAAVLGHGGAGAIDPDRAFKELGFDSLTAVELRNQLNAALGLRLTATLVFDHPTPAALAEHLRQELHGASPERVVTARQAPADDDPVVIVAMSCRYPGGVTSPSELWDLVSAGRDAITPFPADRGWDVEGLYDPDPDRRGRSYVREGGFLHDAAQFDAAFFGISPREAIAMDPQQRLLLEITWELFERAGIDPRSVRGSRTGVFTGMMYHDYAARLLTVPEDVEGYLGSGNAGSVASGRLAYTLGLEGPVLTIDTACSSSLVALHLAAQAVRQGECDSAIASGVTVMATPAAFVDFSRQRGLAVDGRCKSFAEAADGTAWGEGAGAVLVERLSDARRLGHPVLAVVRGSAVNSDGASNGLTAPNGPSQQRVIRQALDSAGLAARDVDAVEAHGTGTTLGDPIEAQALLATYGQDRDHPLWLGSVKSNLGHTQAAAGVAGVIKMVEAMRHGVLPKTLHVDEPSSHVDWTAGEVALLTRKQQWPEVGRARRAAVSSFGISGTNAHVILEAPPAELATPPEPRDDVAVPVLLSAKTEQALRAQAERFRLVADQDPAGIAWSSATTRTLFDHRAVVIARDRADLERGLTAIATGTPAAQVSVGVPESGAVCFLFSGQGSQRAGMGRELAARFPVFAKAFDGICGEFGPLADIVWDKPELLDRTEFAQPALFAFEVALHRLLESWGVTAKVLAGHSIGELVAAHVAGLWSTADACRVVAARGRLMQALPEGGAMVAVEATEAEVTPLLTESVSLAAVNRSSAVVVSGADAEVTRIAETVRAWGRRTKRLRVSHAFHSPLMEPMLADFRRVLDDVEFREPSTPIVSNLTGRVGGEELRSPEYWVRHVRETVRFADGVAAAQAAGVTTFVEIGPDGPLSALTPGATALLRADRPEPESVLAALGALHVRGVGVEWPAVLEGTAARRVDLPTYPFQRKRFWLDAEPVTAGPATEPDEVVVADLRQELDALDQSGRDKAVLDLLRAAIAAVLGHDSPDEVPPEADLLDLGFASLTAVELSNRLATATGLDLAPTLVFDHATPLELMRYLRAELATP, from the coding sequence CTGCGAGCCTCGCTCAAGGAGACCGAACGGCTCCGGCAGCTCACCGCCGCGGCGGACGAGCCCATCGCGATCGTGTCGATGAGCTGCCGGTTCCCCGGTGGCGTGCGCTCCCCGGAGCAGTTCTGGGACCTGCTGGCTGGCGGGACCGACGCCATCTCGGACTTCCCGGACGACCGCGGCTGGGGCGGCGACGGGCGCGGCACCGGCGAAGTCCGCCACGGCGGTTTCCTTTACGACGCGGCGGACTTCGACCCCGCCTTCTTCGAGATCTCGCCGCGCGAGGCGCTCGCGATGGACCCCCAACAGAGGCTGCTGCTGGAGACGTCGTGGGAGGTGCTCGAACGCGCCGCGATCGATCCCCGCTCCCTGCGCGGGAGCCGGACCGGCGTGTTCGCGGGCGTGCTCAACAACGAATACGGCTCGCGGCTGCGGTCGATCCCGCCCGGAGTGGCCGGGTACGTCGGCAACGGCAGCGCGGGCAGCATCGCCTCCGGCCGGGTCTCGTACACCTTCGGCTTCGAAGGCCCCACCCTCACCGTCGACACCGCGTGCTCGTCGTCGCTGATCGCGCTGCACCTGGCGTGCCGGTCCCTGCGACAGGACGAATGCACCCTCGCGCTGGCCGCCGGGGTCACGGTGATGGCCACGGCGGGCACGTTCGCCGAGTTCGGCCGCCAGCAGGCGCTCGCCCCCGACGGCCGGTGCAAGACGTTCGCCGACTCCGCCGACGGCACCAGCCTGGCCGAGGGCGCGGGCGTGCTGTTGCTGGAACGCCTTTCCGACGCCCGGCGCAACGGGCATCCCGTGCTGGCGGTCGTCCGCGGGTCGGCGATCAACTCCGACGGCGCTTCGAACGGGCTCACCGCGCCCAACGGCCCTTCGCAGCAACGGATGATCCGGCAGGCACTGGCGAACGCGCGGGTGACCGCCGGCCAGGTCGACGTGGTCGAGGCGCACGGGACCGGTACGACCCTCGGCGACCCGATCGAGGCGCAGGCCATCCTCGACACCTACGGCCAAGGGCGCGAACGTCCGCTGTGGCTGGGATCGGTGAAGTCCAACATCGGCCACACCCAGGCCGCCGCCGGGCTGGCCGGCGTGATCAAGATGGTGCTCGCCATGCGGCACGGCCTGCTGCCGAAGACGCTGCACGTCGACCGGCCCACCACCCATGTCGACTGGTCGGCCGGGAACGTGCGGCTGCTCACCGAAGCCCGCGCCTGGCCCGAGAGCGCCGAGCCGCGCCGGGCCGGTGTGTCGTCGTTCGGGGTGAGCGGCGCGAACGCGCACGTGATCCTCGAAGCGGTCGAAGAGCCCGCCGTGGAGCCGAGGGAACCCGCTGACCCGGTGCCCCTTCCGGTGGTCCTGTCCGGTCGCGACGCCGAGGCGGTCCGGGAGTCGGCTCGGCGGGTGCGCGCGACCGCGCGGGATCTGGAGCCCACCGACGTGGCCTTCTCACTGGCGACCACGAGAGCGGGTTTGGAACGCAGGGCGGCGTTCGTCGCCGCCGACCGGGACGAGCTGCTGCGCGGCCTCGACGCCATCGCCGGCGGCGGGCCCGTCGGTACCGCGATCGCGGATGGGCGGCTGGGTTTCCTGTTCGCTGGTCAGGGTTCGCAGCGGGTGGGAATGGGTCGTGGGTTGTCGGCGCGGTTCCCGGTGTTCGCTGAGGCTTTCGATGAGATATGCGCTCGGTTCGGGTCCCTGCGGGAGGTCGTGTGGTCTTCGGAGGAGCTGCATCTCACCGGGTTCACGCAGCCGGGGTTGTTCGCGTTCGAGGTGGCGCTGTATCGGTTGCTGGAGTCGTGGGGTGTCGTCGCGGATGTGCTGGTGGGGCATTCGATCGGTGAGCTCGCGGCGGCGTATGTGGCCGGTGTGTGGTCGCTGGATGATGCGTGCCGGGTGGTGGCCGCTCGCGGAAAGCTGATGCAGGCGTTGCCTTCGGGCGGCGCGATGGTGGCGGTGCAGGCGTCGGAGGCGGAAGTTCTTCCGTTGCTGCCCGAGGGGGCCGGTGTCGCGGCGGTGAACGGTCCTTCGTCGGTGGTGATCTCCGGTGTGGAGGAAGCGGTGCTGGCGGTGGCCGCGGAGTTCACCGGGCTCGGTCGCAAGGTGAAGCGGTTGCGGGTGAGTCATGCGTTCCATTCGGTGTTGATGGAGCCGATGCTGGCCGAATTCCGTCGTGTGCTTGAGGAAGTGGAGTTCCGGACACCCTCGAAAACAGTCGTGTCGAACCTGTCGGGTGTGGTGGCGGGGGAGGAGTTGTGCTCGCCGGACTATTGGGTGCGGCATGTGCGTGAGCCGGTCCGGTTCGCCGACGGGGTCGCCACGGCCAGGGCTCGCGGTGTCACCACGTTCCTGGAAATCGGGCCGGGCGGAGCGTTGACGGCGATGGCGGACGAGGGCGCCGTCGCGGCCTTGCGCGCGGATCGCCCGGAAGAGCCCGCCCTGATGGCCGCGCTGGGACGCTTGTTCGTCCGCGGGGTGCCGATCGACTGGGCGCCGCTGTTCGACGGCGCCCGCCGGGTCGACCTCCCGACGTACCCGTTCCAGCGCGAGCGCTACTGGCTGAGGGACGGCTCGGCCGAGCCCGCCACGTTCACCTCGATGGTGGAGATCGCCGGCCGGGATCGCTTCGTGTGCACCGGTGAACTCTCGGTCGCCGCGCAGCCCTGGTTGCGCGAGCACACCGTGCACGGAACGGTCGTCGCTCCCGGCACGGCTCTCGTCGACTTCACGCTACAGGCGGCGGCCCGGATCGGTGCGGGCCACCTCCACGACCTCGTGCTCGAAGCCCCGCTCGTCGTGCCCGCCGAAGGTGCGGTGGAGCTCCAGCTGACCGCGGACGAGCCGGACGGGTCGGGTCGCCGCGAGCTGAATCTCTTCGCACGCCAGGCCGACGGGCCATGGACCCGCCACGCGACCGGTTCACTGACGACGGCGGGCGAGGCTTTCTCCTTCGACGCGATGCACGAGTGGCCGCCGCGTGGCGCGGAACCCGCGGACATCGACGAGTTGTACGGCCGGTTCGCCGACCACGGCATCGGGTACGGGCCTGCTTTCCGTGGTGCGGAAGCGGTGTGGACGCGCGGCGAGGAGATCTTCGCCGAAATTCGGCTGCCTGGCGGACAAAGCGGCGGCAAGGGATTACACCCGGCCCTGTTCGACTCCGCGCTGCACGCCTCGGCGCTGGCGGAGTACGCGGGCAGCGGGCTGCCGTTCGCCTGGCGAGGCGTGACCCTGCACGCGACCGGCGCCACCGCGCTCCGGGTCCGGATCACGCCGTCGGCACCGGAAGGGATCTCGCTGCTCGCCACCGACGAGGGCGGACGTCCGGTGCTGTCGATCGGCTCCCTGGTCCCGCGTCCGCTCCCCGCGGGCCACGACTTGCTCTTCACCCTCGAATGGAAGCCGGCCCAGCCGGGCGAAGCAGCGGAACAAGACACCGTCGTCGAGGAGTTCCCGGCCGGTGGCGGCACCGTCGAGGAGATCCACGCGGCGACCCGCCGCGCGCTGAACCTGATCCAGGCCTGGCTGGCCGAGGACCGGCCAGGGCGGCTCGTGTTCGCCACCCGCGGCGCGGTCTCCACCGGACCGGGCGACGAGCCGGATCTGACGAACGCCGCGGTCTGGGGCCTGGTCCGGTCGGCACAGACCGAACATCCGGGCCGCTTCCGGCTCGTCGACCTCGACGAGCGCGGTGCCGTGCCCGCCTCGGCCGAACCGCAGCTGGCGGTCCGCGGCGACGCGGTGCTGGTGCCACGGCTGAGCAGGGCCGCCCTGCCGGACGAACCGGACGGCCGCGAGCCGCGGGGCAAGGTGCTGATCACCGGCGGCACCGGTGGGCTCGGTCTGCTGGTGGCCCGGCATCTGGCCGCCGAGCACGGGGTCCGCGACCTCGTGCTGCTCAGCCGCACGGGCACCGTGCCGGAAGGGATCGGGGACGGCGTCGAGGTCGTCGCCTGCGACGTCGCCGACCGCGCCGCACTGGCCGACGCGCTGTCCCGGGTGGGACGCGTCGGCATGGTCGTGCACGCGGCCGGGATCCTGGACGACGGTGTGGTCGGCGGCCTGTCCGCGGACCAGGTCGACCGGGTGCTGCGCGCGAAGGTCGACGGCGCCCTGCACCTCGAGGAGCTCACCGACGACGACACCGAATTCGTGGTGTTCTCTTCGGCCGCCGGTGTCTTCGGCGGAGCGGGCCAAGCGGGCTACGCCGCGGCCAACGCCTTCCTCGACGCGTTCGCGCAGTCCCGCCACGCCCGCGGCCTCCCGGCGACGTCCATGGCCTGGGGCCTGTGGGAGCAAGGCGGGATGGCGGGCGGCCTCGGGGCGAACGATCTGGCCAGGATGACCAGAGGGGGCACCGCCGCGCTGACGGCCGACGAAGGTCTCGCGCTGTTCGACGCCGCGCTCGGCTCGGACCACCCCGCCCTCGTCCCGATCAAGCTCGACCTCGCCGTCCTGCGTGACCAGGCCGAGCCCCATCCGCTGGTGCGGGACCTGGTCCGGGTACCTGCCCGGACTCCGGCACCCCGCGCCACCGGCGTTCCCGGCGAAGCCGAACTGCTGGACCTGGTGCTGGCCGAAGTCGCGGCCGTACTCGGCCACGGCGGCGCGGGCGCCATCGACCCGGACCGCGCCTTCAAGGAGCTCGGGTTCGATTCGCTGACCGCCGTCGAGCTGCGCAACCAGCTCAACGCCGCCCTCGGCCTGCGGCTGACGGCGACACTGGTCTTCGACCATCCGACGCCGGCCGCGCTGGCCGAGCATCTGCGCCAGGAACTGCACGGCGCCTCGCCGGAGCGCGTGGTGACGGCACGCCAGGCGCCTGCCGACGACGACCCGGTCGTCATCGTGGCGATGAGCTGCCGCTATCCGGGCGGGGTCACGTCGCCGTCGGAGCTGTGGGATCTCGTCTCGGCGGGCCGGGACGCGATCACGCCCTTCCCGGCGGACCGCGGGTGGGACGTCGAGGGGCTCTACGACCCGGACCCGGACCGCCGCGGCCGGTCTTACGTCCGCGAAGGCGGATTCCTGCACGACGCGGCCCAGTTCGACGCGGCGTTCTTCGGCATCTCGCCGCGCGAAGCCATCGCGATGGACCCTCAGCAGCGGCTGCTGCTGGAGATCACGTGGGAACTGTTCGAGCGCGCCGGGATCGACCCGCGCTCGGTGCGCGGCAGCCGGACCGGCGTGTTCACCGGGATGATGTACCACGACTACGCCGCCCGTCTCCTGACCGTTCCCGAGGACGTCGAGGGTTACCTGGGCAGCGGCAACGCGGGCAGCGTCGCCTCCGGCAGGCTCGCCTATACGCTGGGGCTCGAAGGTCCCGTGCTCACCATCGACACCGCGTGCTCGTCGTCGCTGGTCGCGTTGCATCTGGCTGCGCAGGCCGTGCGGCAGGGGGAGTGCGACTCCGCCATCGCCTCCGGCGTCACGGTCATGGCGACACCCGCGGCGTTCGTGGACTTCAGCCGCCAGCGAGGGCTCGCGGTGGACGGCCGGTGCAAATCGTTCGCCGAAGCCGCCGACGGGACCGCTTGGGGCGAGGGCGCGGGCGCCGTGCTGGTGGAACGGCTGTCGGACGCCCGGCGCCTCGGCCATCCGGTGCTGGCGGTCGTGCGGGGGAGCGCGGTCAACTCGGACGGCGCCTCGAACGGCCTCACCGCGCCGAACGGCCCGTCACAGCAGCGAGTCATCCGTCAGGCTCTCGACAGCGCGGGCCTGGCCGCCCGCGACGTCGACGCCGTCGAAGCGCACGGGACCGGCACCACACTGGGTGACCCGATCGAGGCGCAGGCGTTGCTCGCCACGTACGGCCAGGACCGCGATCACCCGCTGTGGTTGGGTTCGGTGAAGTCGAACCTCGGGCACACCCAAGCCGCCGCGGGCGTCGCCGGGGTCATCAAGATGGTGGAAGCCATGCGGCACGGCGTGCTGCCGAAGACCCTGCACGTGGACGAGCCCTCCTCCCACGTCGACTGGACGGCAGGCGAGGTCGCCCTGCTCACCAGGAAACAGCAGTGGCCTGAGGTGGGCCGAGCGCGTCGCGCCGCGGTGTCGTCCTTCGGTATCAGCGGAACGAACGCACACGTGATCCTCGAAGCCCCGCCCGCCGAACTCGCCACGCCTCCGGAGCCGCGTGACGACGTCGCCGTCCCGGTGCTGCTGTCCGCGAAGACCGAACAGGCCTTGCGTGCGCAGGCCGAGCGCTTCCGGCTCGTGGCCGATCAGGACCCGGCGGGAATCGCGTGGTCGTCGGCGACCACCCGGACCCTCTTCGACCACCGGGCTGTGGTGATCGCCCGCGACCGCGCGGACCTGGAGCGCGGCCTGACCGCGATCGCGACCGGCACTCCGGCCGCGCAGGTCAGCGTCGGCGTGCCCGAATCCGGCGCGGTCTGTTTCCTGTTCTCCGGCCAGGGTTCCCAGCGCGCCGGGATGGGCAGGGAACTGGCCGCCCGGTTCCCCGTGTTCGCCAAGGCCTTCGACGGGATCTGCGGTGAGTTCGGCCCGCTGGCCGACATCGTGTGGGACAAGCCCGAGCTGCTCGACCGCACCGAATTCGCCCAGCCCGCGCTGTTCGCGTTCGAGGTGGCGCTCCACCGGCTGCTCGAATCGTGGGGCGTGACGGCGAAAGTGCTGGCCGGGCACTCGATCGGTGAACTCGTGGCGGCGCACGTCGCCGGGCTCTGGTCGACGGCCGACGCCTGCCGGGTGGTCGCCGCCCGCGGCAGGCTGATGCAGGCGTTGCCGGAAGGCGGCGCGATGGTCGCGGTCGAGGCCACCGAAGCCGAGGTGACGCCCTTGCTCACCGAGTCGGTGAGCCTCGCCGCGGTGAACCGGTCGTCGGCGGTGGTCGTCTCCGGAGCCGACGCGGAGGTCACCCGGATCGCCGAGACCGTCCGTGCCTGGGGCCGCCGGACCAAACGGCTGCGGGTGAGCCACGCGTTCCACTCGCCGCTGATGGAGCCGATGCTGGCCGACTTCCGCCGGGTGCTCGACGACGTCGAATTCCGCGAGCCGTCGACGCCCATCGTGTCGAACCTGACCGGCCGGGTGGGCGGCGAGGAACTGCGCTCACCCGAGTACTGGGTCCGTCACGTGCGCGAGACGGTCCGCTTCGCCGACGGCGTGGCCGCGGCACAGGCCGCGGGCGTGACGACCTTCGTCGAGATCGGCCCGGACGGACCGCTCTCCGCGCTGACGCCGGGCGCCACCGCGTTGCTGCGGGCCGACCGGCCCGAGCCGGAGTCGGTGCTGGCCGCGCTCGGCGCCCTGCACGTCCGCGGCGTCGGCGTGGAGTGGCCCGCGGTACTGGAAGGGACCGCGGCCCGCCGGGTCGACCTGCCCACTTATCCGTTCCAGCGCAAGCGTTTCTGGCTGGACGCCGAGCCGGTCACGGCCGGCCCGGCCACGGAGCCGGACGAAGTCGTCGTCGCCGATCTCCGCCAGGAGCTCGACGCACTGGACCAGAGCGGCCGCGACAAGGCGGTGCTGGATCTGCTGCGGGCGGCCATCGCGGCCGTGCTGGGCCACGACTCCCCGGACGAGGTGCCGCCGGAGGCCGACCTGCTCGACCTCGGCTTCGCCTCCCTGACCGCGGTCGAGCTGAGCAACCGGCTGGCCACGGCGACCGGTTTGGACTTGGCGCCGACGCTGGTCTTCGACCACGCGACCCCCCTCGAGCTCATGCGCTACCTGCGTGCCGAGCTGGCCACCCCGTAA